A region from the Sphingomonas sp. S2-65 genome encodes:
- a CDS encoding FtsB family cell division protein, which produces MGRTSPVMTLLRRAGLPAAALIAISFFVYNAALGPTGFVAAKALQTELAQKKVEYAALDKKRAELKNRVELLDPKRGADPDMVDELVRRQLNVTRPDEVIIPLNK; this is translated from the coding sequence ATGGGGCGTACTTCACCAGTCATGACGTTGCTGCGCCGCGCGGGTCTCCCCGCTGCGGCGCTCATCGCCATCTCCTTCTTCGTCTACAACGCGGCGCTCGGTCCGACCGGGTTCGTCGCGGCGAAGGCGCTGCAGACCGAACTGGCGCAGAAAAAGGTCGAGTACGCCGCGCTCGACAAGAAGCGTGCCGAGCTCAAGAACCGAGTCGAGCTGCTCGATCCTAAGCGCGGCGCAGACCCGGACATGGTCGACGAGCTGGTCCGCCGCCAGCTTAACGTGACGCGTCCCGACGAAGTGATCATCCCACTGAACAAGTAG